From Podospora bellae-mahoneyi strain CBS 112042 chromosome 3, whole genome shotgun sequence, the proteins below share one genomic window:
- a CDS encoding hypothetical protein (COG:I; EggNog:ENOG50KOG0504) has translation MTPKRTYQDEEPSASLPKRPRIFDTSSNGSIYPNQDAYPPLVHGDYTIAWICALPLELAVSRAMLDEEHPLPPNQAGDDNIYVLGRIDQHNVVMTCLPGQYGTNNAAIVATNLKRSFPSIRATLMVGIGGGSPSQADLYLGDVVVGTRVMQYDMGKVIAGGSFQETADAKTPSWLLNSAVSALRSKHGPHHSSSRMAGILRSRLPNILRPNHPDRLFQASYNHLLEAPTCIDCDPAKLQPRGARLSDEPRIHYGVIASGNRVMKDGKVRDDIAQRLSALCFEMESAGMMDNLQCLPIRGICDYSDSHKNKEWQDYSAATAAAYARELLEGLPPSSRTLDRTPINNVSQLDTAVDYALERRQRLLKCLEFPQIDARRTTIRVAYTKTCRWLLQHSKYQDWLDPRKQSEHHGFLWMRGKAGAGKSTMMKFVYLETKKGSKKPSVAVVSFFFNARGDYLEKSISGMYRSLLSQLLHEFSDLQSVLDNTDIVPRNQQDCPGLNALKDLLSNAVMALGQRCFTCFIDALDECDEQEVRDMVQFFEELAENATDKGIRFQICFSSRPYPYIDIFRGILLTLEKESGHQEDLAQYVKSRLRIAHRPLLEELQSQILDKAAGVFMWVVLVVEILNNESSHGALALRKKLSEIPAELSKLFRSMLARDRNRTESLQLCILWILFAKRPLTPAEFRHALWAGLLERRLVDPELPDDTQKDAVKLVTSSSKGLAEITKSKQQTVQFIHESVRDFLVKEKGIQDLWPELGFDLEGPSHEILKHCCTTYLHHPTVRAIIVPPEGADDERNAMAEKCSFLEYAGQQVLYHANAAAPMVPQDGFLTQFFDTDGIRVINHLEKFKARRYGSDATPLYVLADKGLGNLIRTQMKREVATAVPGERYKHPLFAALANGHKNAIAALLGLSSIVCDGVDITEGLNYKKDLRDYQGRTPLSWAAQEGRLSIVKLLIQGGADPDKVDGRGYRPLHRALENGREAIARLLIDNGADIKARNNYGSTALIMASQYGHEAIARLFIDNGADIKAQDSSGSTALILASRYGHEAIARLLIDNGADIEAQDIFGSTALIWASENGHEAIARLLIDNGADIEARNNYGSTALILASQNGHEAIARLLIDNGADIEAQDIFGSTALIWASENGHEAIARLLIDNGTDIKARNNYGSTALIMASQYGHEAIARLFIDNGADIEAQDIFGSTALILASQNGHETIARLLIDNGADIEAQDSSGWTALI, from the exons ATGACTCCGAAACGAACGTACCAAGATGAAGAACCGTCTGCGAGCCTTCCGAAACGGCCAAGAATCTTCGACACATCCTCCAATGGTAGCATTTACCCAAACCAAGATGCGTACCCTCCACTTGTGCATGGGGACTACACAATCGCCTGGATCTGTGCACTTCCCTTAGAACTGGCGGTATCGCGTGCCATGCTGGACGAGGAACACCCACTGCCACCCAACCAAGCCGGCGACGACAACATCTACGTGCTCGGGCGCATCGACCAGCACAACGTTGTCATGACATGTTTGCCGGGACAGTATGGAACGAACAACGCCGCAATCGTTGCGACAAACCTGAAGCGGAGTTTTCCGAGCATTCGCGCTACCCTAATGGtcggcatcggcggcggATCCCCTAGCCAGGCCGACTTGTACCTaggtgatgttgtcgtcgGCACCAGGGTCATGCAGTATGACATGGGCAAAGTGATTGCGGGCGGCTCGTTCCAAGAAACGGCTGATGCGAAGACTCCTTCGTGGCTACTGAACTCAGCTGTGTCCGCTCTACGATCGAAGCATGGGCCGCACCATTCCAGCAGTCGGATGGCCGGGATCCTGCGAAGCCGACTTCCGAATATCTTGCGCCCGAACCACCCCGATCGCCTGTTCCAAGCGTCCTATAACCACCTTCTCGAGGCTCCAACATGTATTGACTGCGACCCAGCAAAGCTGCAACCACGAGGCGCACGCCTCTCTGACGAACCCAGGATCCACTACGGAGTCATCGCTTCGGGAAACAGGGTTATGAAGGACGGGAAAGTACGGGATGACATTGCTCAGCGACTTTCGGCGCTGTGCTTCGAGATGGAGTCAGCCGGCATGATGGATAACCTCCAGTGCTTGCCGATTCGTGGAATTTGCGACTATTCGGATTCCCACAAGAACAAGGAGTGGCAAGACTATTCTGCTGCAACTGCAGCTGCATACGCGAGGGAACTGCTGGAAGGGCTTCCGCCTTCGTCCAGGACACTTGATCGGACTCCCATAAACAATGTGAGCCAGCTCGATACCGCCG TCGACTATGCTTTGGAACGGCGGCAACGCTTGCTGAAATGCCTTGAATTCCCGCAAATCGATGCTCGCAGAACCACTATTCGGGTTGCATATACAAAAACCTGCCGTTGGCTACTACAGCACTCAAAATATCAGGATTGGCTTGACCCTAGGAAGCAATCAGAGCATCATGGCTTCTTATGGATGCGAGGCAAGGCAGGCGCCGGAAAGTCAACCATGATGAAGTTCGTGTACCTGGAAACGAAGAAAGGCTCCAAAAAGCCCAGTGTGGCCGTGgtgtccttcttcttcaatgCACGAGGCGACTATTTGGAAAAGTCCATCTCCGGGATGTACCGGTCTCTGTTGTCGCAGCTCCTGCACGAGTTTTCGGACCTTCAATCCGTCCTAGACAACACGGACATTGTTCCGCGGAACCAACAAGACTGCCCTGGCCTGAACGCTCTGAAGGATCTTCTCAGCAACGCTGTTATGGCCCTTGGCCAGCGCTGCTTTACCTGCTTCATTGACGCCCTCGATGAGTGTGACGAGCAGGAAGTCCGGGACATGGTCCAGTTCTTCGAAGAATTGGCAGAGAATGCCACTGATAAAGGCATTCGGTTTCAAATCTGTTTCTCGAGTCGGCCATATCCGTACATTGATATTTTCCGGGGAATCTTGCTCACCCTCGAGAAGGAATCAGGACACCAAGAAGACTTGGCACAGTACGTCAAGAGTCGTCTAAGGATCGCGCACCGCCCGCTTCTTGAAGAATTACAATCCCAAATCCTAGACAAAGCTGCTGGGGTTTTCATGTGGGTCGTGTTGGTAGTGGAAATCCTAAACAATGAGAGTAGCCACGGCGCCCTCGCTCTCAGAAAGAAGCTTTCGGAAATCCCGGCCGAATTAAGCAAACTCTTCAGGAGCATGCTGGCACGTGATCGAAATAGAACTGAATCGCTACAGCTCTGCATTCTCTGGATTCTATTTGCAAAGCGGCCTTTGACTCCAGCAGAGTTCCGCCATGCGCTATGGGCGGGCTTGTTGGAGCGGCGTCTTGTCGATCCCGAGTTGCCAGATGACACACAGAAGGATGCCGTCAAACTAGTCACGAGCTCCTCGAAGGGGCTTGCTGAGATCACCAAATCTAAACAGCAGACCGTGCAGTTTATTCATGAATCAGTGCGGGACTTTTTGGTGAAAGAAAAGGGCATTCAGGATTTGTGGCCTGAACTTGGATTCGACTTGGAGGGTCCTAGCCACGAAATCCTCAAGCATTGTTGCACTACATACCTGCATCATCCAACAGTACGGGCGATCATCGTCCCGCCAGAGGGCGCAGACGACGAGCGGAACGCCATGGCTGAGAAATGCTCGTTCCTGGAGTATGCCGGTCAGCAGGTCCTCTACCATGCCAATGCTGCGGCGCCTATGGTTCCGCAAGACGGTTTTTTGACCCAATTCTTTGATACGGATGGAATCAGGGTGATCAACCACCTCGAGAAGTTCAAAGCTCGGCGGTATGGCTCCGATGCAACTCCGCTTTATGTTCTAGCAGACAAAGGCTTGGGAAACCTTATTCGTACACAGATGAAAAGAGAAGTGGCTACCGCTGTTCCTGGGGAAAGGTACAAGCATCCGCTTTTCGCTGCGTTAGCAAACGGCCATAAAAATGCCATAGCCGCACTTTTGGGCTTGTCATCGATTGTCTGCGATGGCGTCGATATCACTGAAGGTTTAAACTACAAAAAGGATTTGAGAGATTACCAAGGCCGGACGCCATTATCGTGGGCTGCCCAGGAGGGTAGGCTAAGCATTGTGAAATTATTAATTCAAGGAGGGGCAGACCCTGACAAAGTCGATGGGAGAGGATATAGGCCACTTCACCGGGCTCTAGAGAATGGCCGCGAGGCTATCGCGCGGCTTCTCATCGACAACGG GGCGGATATTAAGGCTCGTAACAATTATGGATCAACGGCACTGATTATGGCCTCACAGTATGGCCACGAGGCTATCGCGCGGCTCTTCATCGACAACGGGGCGGATATTAAGGCTCAGGATAGTTCTGGATCGACGGCACTCATTTTGGCCTCACGGTATGGCCACGAGGCTATCGCGCGGCTCCTCATCGATAACGGGGCGGATATCGAGGCTCAGGATATTTTCGGATCGACGGCACTAATTTGGGCCTCAGAGAATGGCCACGAGGCTATCGCGCGGCTCCTCATCGATAACGGAGCGGATATCGAG GCTCGTAACAATTATGGATCAACGGCACTGATTTTGGCCTCACAGAATGGCCACGAGGCTATCGCGCGGCTCCTCATCGATAACGGGGCGGATATCGAGGCTCAGGATATTTTTGGATCGACGGCACTAATTTGGGCCTCAGAGAATGGCCACGAGGCTATCGCGCGGCTCCTCATCGACAACGGGACGGATATTAAGGCTCGTAACAATTATGGATCAACGGCACTGATTATGGCCTCACAGTATGGCCACGAGGCTATCGCGCGGCTCTTCATCGACAACGGGGCGGATATCGAGGCTCAGGATATTTTTGGATCGACGGCACTGATTTTGGCCTCACAGAATGGCCACGAGACTATCGCGCGGCTCCTCATCGATAACGGGGCGGATATCGAGGCTCAGGATAGTTCTGGATGGACGGCACTAATTTGA
- the YUH1_1 gene encoding ubiquitinyl hydrolase 1 (EggNog:ENOG503NUZS; MEROPS:MER0000836; COG:O): MSHQYRKHFTPLESNPSLFTSLAHTLGLSPALDFHDVLSLHDADLLSLTPRPAHALIIVFPTPQNYEAELISKDKDITQYTSSGDNEPIIWYKQTINNACGLYAILHAVSNGHARDFIIPNSHLYQLLTTCTPLNPRDRAAFLENDTNLEAAYKTVALQGDSAVPENPEDEVDFHYVCFVRSPKNGHLYELDGDRKGPINLGEFEEDDLLSERGLRVLKEFIEKTECEGGVSLLALAPAE, from the exons ATGTCCCATCAATACCGCAAACACTTCACCCCCCTCgaatccaacccctccctcttcacctccctaGCCCACACCCTCGGCCTCTCACCCGCCCTAGATTTCCACGAtgtcctctccctccacgaCGCTGACCTCCTCTCTCTAACCCCACGTCCAGCCCACGCCCTCATCATAgtcttccccaccccccaaaactACGAAGCCGAACTCAtcagcaaggacaaggatATCACCCAGTACACAAGCAGCGGTGACAACGAGCCAATAATCTGGTACAAAcaaaccatcaacaacgcctGCGGCCTCTACGCCATCCTCCACGCCGTCAGCAATGGCCACGCTCGAGACTTCATCA TTCCCAACTCACACCTCTATCAGCTCCTGACAACTtgcacccccctcaacccacgAGACCGTGCCGCTTTCTTAGAAAACGACACGAACCTGGAAGCAGCGTACAAAACTGTCGCTCTACAGGGTGACTCGGCCGTCCCTGAGAATCCAGAGGATGAGGTCGACTTTCATTACGTGTGTTTTGTCAGGTCGCCCAAGAACGGGCATCTATACGAGCTGGACGGAGACAGAAAGGGGCCAATAAATCTAGGAGAGTTTGAAGAAGACGATCTCCTTTCTGAACGGGGATTAAGAGTGCTAAAAGAGTTTATCGAGAAAACAGAGTGCGAAGGGGGAGTTAGCCTACTTGCGTTGGCTCCGGCGGAATAG
- a CDS encoding hypothetical protein (EggNog:ENOG503PDQG; COG:S) — MADFDSHPAYVVRRGQLVPLPTPKSLAEHLQKSTELEAGDWHDIVVLHGMSPKYADVLLLLNGSDSAFLESFASRREYRPFARSGLVNQQAPSSERRWSILEYPELMQGLRPLRLDRDETDTVHPPPVRTLPSSSGKTSAVFCRMALRISDQRHLLLLDNPVWRRSWQVRKAPWRTPVASFRDPPNPFPYSETNEAGSFEASLLSTLSGETHQKSLRELLLDLAYDRWLELFEFLESPSHPVTDDTMAFWWQVLQSLELNEEEGSSPCWRRLLDRAQRRISLLSLPTIKRPVPLKSASAPMLPSSPGSPSSRRSPGSPRSAASTPATLLTTPPVLQQPKNEVREKAVTRFGIPSTAVRAARLRRALAYRPSAEENRRALDRISYMGGILIPLPIVSGILSMGEIFGPSGSRFWIFWAAAVPLSIMSVLIIYADTIRKAEVWVEVAPDLVVPGRVPGRLSTDSEGGMSDGTVDVEVQEHRTVTWRRHHPGEGRGSSSGGEGLQQQRPQVPHDPSVVFVLNHDMEERAIGLPPESAALATAAMEPDWDEDIDDAMLEVLPAAAGRNRNRPRIILQRSEDGHEKPKAWKRQELGWYGAMKSVMWKKPRALEDVPNGVIAYEREGKRKSKTF; from the coding sequence ATGGCCGACTTCGACTCCCACCCAGCCTACGTCGTTAGGCGAGGTCAACTCGTCCCCCTACCCACGCCAAAGTCCCTCGCCGAACACCTCCAAAAGAGCACTGAGCTTGAGGCTGGGGATTGGCATGACATAGTTGTCCTCCATGGCATGTCCCCCAAGTACGCCGATGTGCTCCTCCTTTTAAATGGCAGCGACTCTGCTTTTCTCGAATCCTTTGCCTCGAGACGCGAGTACAGACCCTTTGCTAGAAGCGGACTCGTCAACCAGCAGGCCCCCAGCAGCGAAAGACGATGGAGCATTCTCGAGTATCCAGAGCTGATGCAGGGACTCAGGCCTCTCCGCCTCGACAGAGACGAGACCGACACAGTGCACCCTCCACCTGTGAGAACTCTCCCATCGAGCAGCGGAAAGACCTCTGCCGTTTTCTGCCGCATGGCCCTACGCATCTCTGATCAGAGACACCTGCTCCTCTTGGACAATCCAGTCTGGAGACGCTCTTGGCAGGTTCGCAAGGCACCATGGAGGACGCCTGTCGCTTCTTTTCGCGATCCACCTAATCCCTTCCCTTACAGCGAGACCAACGAGGCTGGGAGCTTTGAAGCTTCTCTTCTGAGCACACTGAGTGGCGAAACGCATCAAAAATCTCTGAGGGAGCTGTTGCTTGATTTGGCATACGACAGATGGTTGGAGCTGTTTGAGTTTTTGGAGTCGCCTTCTCATCCCGTCACGGACGATACCATGGCGTTTTGGTGGCAGGTCTTGCAATCTCTGGAGCTCAACGAAGAGGAGGGCAGCAGTCCATGCTGGAGAAGACTTCTCGACCGAGCACAGCGGCGAATCTCGCTTTTGTCTCTACCCACCATCAAGAGACCTGTTCCGCTCAAGTCGGCTTCGGCTCCCATGTTGCCTAGCTCACCTGgctcaccttcttctcgaaGATCACCTGGTTCACCTAGATCGGCAGCTTCGACACCAGCTACGTTATTGACAACCCCGCCTGTGCTTCAGCAGCCAAAGAACGAGGTGCGCGAGAAGGCGGTTACTCGCTTTGGCATACCCAGCACCGCGGTGAGAGCTGCGCGGTTGAGAAGGGCGCTTGCATATCGGCCTTCGGCGGAGGAGAATCGACGAGCGTTGGACCGGATCAGCTATATGGGTGGTATTCTCATTCCCCTACCCATCGTCTCTGGAATTTTGTCCATGGGCGAGATTTTTGGCCCCTCTGGTTCTAGGTTTTGGATATtttgggctgctgctgttcctcTTTCCATCATGTCGGTCTTGATCATATATGCGGATACTATCCGCAAGGCCGAAGTCTGGGTGGAGGTTGCGCCCGACCTGGTTGTTCCGGGACGAGTTCCTGGACGACTCAGCACTGACAGCGAAGGCGGCATGAGTGATGGGACTGTGGATGTCGAAGTTCAGGAGCATAGGACTGTTACTTGGCGGAGACATCATCCTGGGGAGGGACGTGGTAGCAGCagcggtggggagggctTGCAACAGCAGAGACCACAAGTGCCGCATGATCCGAGCGTGGTGTTTGTTTTGAATCATGACATGGAGGAGAGAGCTATTGGCTTGCCGCCGGAGAGTGCTGCTctggcgacggcggcgatggAGCCTGATTGGGACGAGGACATTGATGATGCTatgttggaggtgttgcctgctgctgctgggaggaaCAGGAATAGACCGCGAATTATTTTGCAGAGGTCAGAGGATGGGCATGAGAAGCCTAAGGCATGGAAGAGGCAGGAGCTGGGGTGGTATGGAGCTATGAAGTCGGTTATGTGGAAGAAGCCGAGGGCGTTGGAGGATGTGCCGAATGGGGTTATTGCTtatgagagggaggggaagaggaagtcgAAGACGTTTTAA
- a CDS encoding hypothetical protein (EggNog:ENOG503PFFA) has protein sequence MGPVYTFLHNHIYRRWFKPYRTEIEGRCFLCKFLYLKDACHTHYAESDHLDPTQDSIDKFISLNKALCAAVEAYPKLYLTEPIVRRQYETSNERGCREIIARENPTKRYFLQHLFKALLLIVVPVRCRYQPSAEIGSLPVFLVRTGMEGDLSAPIDFQVIPQDKILTFATKLNENVIKVTLKTAVDFLSALEAREVAAVGLRPDPGMWLGKSMVGI, from the coding sequence ATGGGGCCGGTCTATACTTTTCTTCACAATCACATCTATCGCCGATGGTTCAAACCGTATCGAACCGAGATTGAAGGGCGGTGCTTCCTTTGCAAATTTCTCTACCTCAAAGATGCATGCCACACACACTATGCAGAGAGCGACCACCTCGACCCCACGCAAGATTCTATCGACAAGTTCATCTCACTCAACAAGGCCCTCTGTGCTGCCGTCGAGGCTTACCCGAAACTTTATCTCACAGAACCCATTGTCCGGAGGCAATACGAGACGAGCAACGAAAGAGGCTGCAGAGAAATTATCGCCAGGGAAAATCCAACCAAGCGCTATTTTCTCCAACATCTGTTTAAGGCTCTTCTCTTGATCGTTGTTCCTGTTCGTTGTCGGTACCAGCCATCAGCAGAGATTGGCAGTCTGCCAGTCTTTCTGGTCCggacggggatggagggagaCTTGAGCGCACCCATTGATTTCCAGGTTATCCCACAAGACAAGATCTTGACCTTTGccaccaagctcaacgaGAATGTGATTAAGGTTACTCTCAAAACCGCAGTTGACTTTCTCAGTGCCCTTGAGGCAAGGGAAGTAGCGGCAGTTGGGTTGAGGCCCGATCCAGGGATGTGGCTGGGGAAGAGTATGGTAGGAATATAA
- the CYC1 gene encoding iso-1-cytochrome c (EggNog:ENOG503P3WW; COG:C), whose translation MPVGAGDSKKGANLFKTRCAQCHTLEAGGGNKIGPALHGLFGRKSGTVEGYAYTDANKQKGVVWEDQTLFDYLENPKKYIPGTKMAFGGLKKDKDRNDLITFLKESTA comes from the exons ATGCCTGTCGGAGCCG GTGATTCCAAGAAGGGtgccaacctcttcaagaCCCGTTGCGCTCAGTGCCACACCCTTGAggctggcggcggcaacaAGATCGGTCCTGCGCTCCACGGTCTTTTCGGACGCAAGTCTGGTACCGTTGAGGGCTACGCCTACACCGATGCCAACAAGCAGAAGGGTGTTGTCTGGGAAGACCAGACCCTC TTCGACTACCTCGAGAACCCCAAGAAGTACATCCCCGGCACCAAGATGGCTTTCGGTGGtctcaagaaggacaaggacagaAATGACCTCATCAC TTTCCTCAAGGAGTCTACCGCTTAA
- a CDS encoding hypothetical protein (EggNog:ENOG503P4T9), which produces MASTATIPRFLLPQRGLIWRRLSPANITSPVVLVRFSSTSQSKDGKPLVLEKPERFVPPSHGSRLPGSRRSTLGDGPRHYGGDLSESELKAQAKKDYPMTPPPEGTWAHWFFSQKWVHITVTLGTLTALSIWTFTLNYKHNTPFGDMLPPMSDFFWHPISSTRALVEVIRLNEAHNTARIQEKRRRLVEDVAKRTAYRRAHGLPEEYGMFGLKKATIDPDQVFGTEGDEKKEQQGTTVVDDASPIAPEPKRLTDEQQKEMVGELKKKWLGIF; this is translated from the exons ATggcctcaacagcaacaatcccccgctttctcctcccccaacgaGGCCTAATCTGGAGACGCCTCTCCCCCGCGaacatcacctcccccgtcgtcctcgtccgcttctcctccacatcccaaTCCAAAGACGGCAAAcccctcgtcctcgaaaAGCCCGAACGCTTCGTCCCCCCATCACATGGCTCCCGTCTCCCCGGCTCCCGCCGCTCAACCCTCGGCGACGGCCCCCGCCACTACGGCGGTGACCTCTCCGAATCTGAACTAAAAGCCCAAGCCAAAAAGGACTACCCCatgacccctccccccgagGGCACCTGGGCGCATTGGTTCTTTTCCCAAAAATGGGTTCACATCACCGTCACCCTT GGCACCCTTACAGCCCTCAGCATATGGACCTTCACCCTAAACTACAAGCACAACACTCCCTTCGGCGACATGCTCCCTCCTATGTCCGACTTCTTCTGGCACCCCATCTCGTCCACCCGCGCCCTCGTTGAAGTCATCCGCCTCAACGAAGCTCACAACACTGCCCGCATccaagaaaagagaagaagactcgTCGAGGACGTCGCCAAAAGGACAGCGTATAGGAGAGCGCACGGCTTGCCAGAGGAGTACGGCATGTTTGGACTCAAGAAGGCCACCATTGACCCAGACCAGGTGTTTGGCACagagggtgatgagaagaaggagcagcaaGGGACAACGGTGGTGGACGATGCCTCGCCTATCGCTCCGGAACCAAAGCGATTGACGGACGAGCAGCAAaaggagatggtgggtgagctgaagaagaagtggCTGGGTATCTTTTGA
- the RRP42 gene encoding Exosome complex component rrp42 (EggNog:ENOG503NYZK; COG:J), translating into MASSTNVHLSPAELSYLHTSLSLNPPIRPDGRSPTQYRPLSAETGILPGTNGSARICFADGTEAIVGVKAEVEKTRRRWDDDTIFGENQNQEEGEERDEGEEQGSSDWVELTVEIPGYRDDDSGTVFLGQMLCEALLADGGFVRRLRINRRFHWKVYLDILLISPPLSYPLPLLSLTTHLALLATRLPKLKSEGDEDPFFDDDWAAAPYLYARNPTTKRVTERPPVTLLVMAVGGNVIFDPSKEELAVADVVLAVSVGDDASSREGRMDVDGRSNNSGRNLKLLSIRTVDPPSRLTPPGVANAANSAYGHAQVVSTGANQKMPEARQTESEAVEGVWKPPRGGAKAVVMGALVQKVLVRGGVADEVLDALEGVDTS; encoded by the exons atggcctcctccacaaacgtccacctctcccccgccgAGCTCTCCTACCtccacacctccctcagtctcaacccccccatccgcCCCGACGGCCGCTCGCCGACTCAGTACCGGCCTTTGTCCGCCGAGACGGGGATCCTGCCTGGGACGAACGGCTCGGCTCGGATCTGCTTCGCGGACGGGACAGAGGCGATCGTGGGGGTGAAGGCAGAAGTGGAAAAgacgaggcggaggtgggATGACGATACTATCTTTGGGGAGAATCAAAaccaggaagaaggagaagaacgagatgagggggaggagcaggggAGTAGTGATTGGGTTGAGCTCACGGTTGAGATTCCGGGGTACAGGGACGATGATAGTGGGACGGTGTTTTTGGGGCAGATGCTTTGTGAGGCACTGCTTGCtgatggggggtttgtgaggCGGTTGAGGATTAATAGACGGTTTCATTGGAAGGTTTATCTTGAT ATTTTGTTGATCAGCCCGCCGCTTTCGTATCCGCTTCCATTGCTGTCATTAACAACCCACCTCGCCCTTCTGGCCACCCGCCTCCCTAAACTCAAGTCAGAAGGGGATGAAGACCCGTTTTTTGACGACGACTGGGCTGCGGCGCCGTATCTGTACGCACGAAACCCGACCACGAAAAGAGTTACCGAACGCCCGCCTGTGAcgttgctggtgatggcggtgggggggaaTGTCATTTTTGATCCgagcaaggaggagctggcaGTGGCGGATGTGGTGCTGGCTGTTTCGGTTGGGGATGACGCTTCGTCGCGAGAGGGTAGGATGGATGTGGATGGGAGGAGCAACAACTCGGGCAGGAATCTGAAGCTGTTGTCTATCAGGACGGTGGACCCGCCTTCGAGACTGACGCCGCCGGGGGTGGCCAACGCGGCGAATAGCGCTTATGGGCATGCGCAGGTTGTGAGTACGGGTGCGAACCAGAAGATGCCCGAGGCGAGGCAGACGGAGAGCGAGGCTGTGGAGGGTGTTTGGAAGCCGCCTAGGGGTGGTGCCAAGGCTGTTGTGATGGGGGCGTTGGTGCAAAAGGTGCTGGTTAGAGGTGGGGTGGCGGATGAGGTGCTGGATgctttggagggggttgacaCTTCTTGA